In Trichoderma atroviride chromosome 2, complete sequence, one DNA window encodes the following:
- a CDS encoding uncharacterized protein (EggNog:ENOG41), translating into MISTKFRISSQSSRLFFRAVSTLKNNSHIKVFDNAAAPSSYILTYLDTNPPFKNTCRWRNYSSPPNTSVIQRKPQVYINTQRGGIRGHRGSSGKQGGGGGAGGGGAGGASAQGGAGGAGRGGFVHLSDRRNPPDFGRIAWPEDILGSVEVDEAGEVVGKLQPSGTYRAVTKEGILGLSPFLRGKLIDRLRQEEAKEKKS; encoded by the exons ATGATATCTACGAAATTCCGGATAAGTTCTCAAAGCTCCAGGCTGTTCTTCAGAGCAGTTTCTACGCTAAAGAACAACTCTCATATT AAAGTCTTTGACAATGCTGCAGCTCCGTCATCATATATTCTCACATATCTAGACACCAACCCCCCCTTCAAAAACACTTGCCGTTGGCGTAACTACAGCAGTCCCCCCAACACCTCAGTCATTCAAAGAAAACCCCAAGTTTATATCAATACTCAACGAGGTGGTATCCGA GGCCATCGAGGATCTTCCGGGAAGCaagggggaggaggaggtgctggaggaggcggcgctggcggtgCCAGTGCTCAGGGAGGTGCTGGAGGTGCGGGCCGTGGTGGATTTGTTCACTTGAGTGACCGCAGGAATCCTCCCGACTTTGGCCGGATTGCGTGGCCGGAGGATATACTGGGGAGTGTTGAAGtagatgaagctggagaagttGTAGGCAAGCTTCAGCCAAGTGGAACGTACAGAGCAGTGACCAAGGAAGGAAT CCTTGGATTAAGTCCCTTCTTGAGAGGCAAGCTGATCGATCGACTtcggcaagaagaagcaaaggagaaaaagtCATAA
- a CDS encoding uncharacterized protein (EggNog:ENOG41), which yields MPHQSANFSGACAHCRAKKLKCDKSARVCSNCERAKTPCIEIDPISGEQYERGYIADLKMRVAYLREQVNSPYSQTLPGSVSALSTPAEDQVQSISPNIKSIARSSSVLTEPSKFADGSIFSLGHLVAAALSTQFSQGARSLFQTRFRLQPQADGTEVPLSDEDNLPPLSVACDLVDAYFEIGFHRVSPFMNRSQTYQQIERLYDNRSSSGSDLQRKNDLYQLFMLFAVSLPYAKRLPSNKSPIHYYASAMQYAEEVLSHTDGETQIQNTMLLLVFAHQHATGIGSRWKLARQAMRICVQLGYHKAPSRPLDPVTEQRRRRLFWCCYVQERFAACGLGRPIAITDSDITVAMPDYVRLDDLQEGLDTGTPNGVEVAVLNRQAQLRRISAKVHEQLYGRRDATNTSFQTKAEAAILLNAELDQWHITHAEISTIPQSPCIFHTREYMDVNFYRERLFIYSALVVPTGQEARSFKPNVTYLSLCLDPAVQIIFLYQTLLVKGVKTVLWTWIQDILRSGFMILYCGIHISNILKSREEIVSSIATDHIPEPSSVIKALDDCRQMLKDISLQWTAVNPHWVAFDRLSCEVRKLIEKSSAPETWQSTQGEGADEIAMNIGTSQGLWDVPMDISYWDDLLDGDVNMNEVFGFDMNTFS from the exons ATGCCTCACCAGTCAGCCAACTTTTCTGGCGCATGCGCCCACTGTCGCGCGAAGAAGCTCAAA TGCGATAAAAGCGCTCGAGTATGCTCCAACTGCGAGCGTGCAAAGACTCCATGTATCGAAATCGATCCAATATCCGGAGAGCAATATGAGAGAGG ATATATTGCAGACCTGAAGATGCGAGTCGCCTATCTTCGAGAGCAAGTCAATAGTCCTTACTCCCAAACGCTACCAGGTTCTGTCTCAGCTCTCTCAACTCCCGCAGAAGACCAAGTCCAGAGCATCTCGCCAAATATCAAGTCTATTGCTAGGTCTTCATCCGTCCTTACAGAACCCTCAAAATTTGCCGACGGCAGTATCTTTAG TCTTGGACATCTAGTAGCCGCAGCTTTGTCTACGCAATTTTCTCAAGGGGCCCGATCGTTATTCCAAACTCGCTTCCGATTACAGCCCCAAGCTGATGGTACTGAGGTCCCCTTGAGCGATGAAGACAACCTGCCGCCCCTCTCAGTGGCTTGCGATCTGGTTGACGCATA CTTTGAAATAGGGTTCCACAGGGTTTCGCCTTTTATGAATAGAAGTCAGACATATCAGCAGATTGAACGTTTATACGACAATCGGTCTTCCTCAGGCTCTGATctacaaagaaaaaatgatCTATATCAATTATTCATGCTTTTTGCAGTAAGCTTGCCATATGCCAAAAGGTTACCATCAAACAAATCTCCTATCCATTATTACGCCTCTGCCATGCAATACGCCGAAGAGGTCTTGTCTCACACAGACGGCGAAACCCAAATCCAAAACACGATGCTGCTTCTAGTTTTTGCTCATCAACACGCTACCGGAA TTGGTAGTAGATGGAAACTAGCGAGGCAAGCTATGAGGATATGTGTTCAGCTTGGATACCACAAAGCTCCCTCGAGGCCTCTTGATCCAGTAACTGAACAAAGACGCCGGCGGCTGTTTTGGTGCTGTTACGTTCAAGAACGATTCGCCGCATGTGGCTTGGGACGGCCTATAGCCATTACAGATTCTGATATTACAGTTGCT ATGCCCGACTACGTCCGTCTAGATGATCTGCAAGAAGGGCTTGACACAGGTACGCCCAATGGGGTCGAGGTGGCTGTGCTCAATCGGCAAGCTCAGTTGCGAAGAATCTCAGCAAAAGTCCATGAACAGCTTTATGGAAGACGTGACGCCACCAACACCAGTTTCCAGACCAAGGCCGAAGCTGCCATTCTGCTTAATGCGGAGCTGGACCAGTGGCATATCACACATGCGGAAATCAGCACAATACCTCAGTCTCCCTGCATCTTCCACACCAGGGAATATATGGATGTGAATTTTTACCGAGAGAGACTTTTCATCTACTCCGCCTTGGTGGTTCCGACGGGACAAGAGGCGCGTTCATTCAAGCCTAATGTGACATACCTCAGCCTCTGCTTGGACCCGGCTGTTCAAATCATCTTTCTTTACCAAACCCTGCTAGTCAAGGGTGTCAAGACGGTCCTATG GACATGGATCCAGGATATTCTGCGCTCGGGCTTCATGATCCTGTACTGTGGAATCCATATATCAAATATTCTCAAAAGCCGAGAAGAAATTGTTTCATCCATAGCTACGGATCACATCCCGGAACCTTCTTCAGTCATCAAAGCGCTCGATGATTGTCGACAAATGCTCAAGGACATTTCGTTACAATGGACCGCGGTAAATCCGCATTGGGTGGCATTCGACCGGCTGTCCTGCGAAGTAAGAAAGCTCATCGAGAAGAGCTCGGCCCCAGAGACATGGCAAAGCACGCAGGGAGAGGGAGCTGACGAGATCGCCATGAATATTGGAACAAGTCAAGGACTTTGGGATGTGCCGATGGACATTTCGTATTGGGATGATCTTCTCGATGGAGATGTAAATATGAATGAGGTGTTTGGGTTTGATATGAATACTTTTTCGTAG
- a CDS encoding uncharacterized protein (EggNog:ENOG41~TransMembrane:2 (o423-443i455-473o)), translating into MQVVKSASTQESSVQSLEKEIASLEARLSRLQTTAAEPLQPATFQPQNNPTHMPSETPISSMASREQSLDSVDLDVLKEVETVSLYRGELYCLHKMARRAIRLENCDPRGMLNLTQKKSLLASYSQPHSSSAPLDYDLAISYANKYFAYIHPTFPIVSEDAIRNTLRKMAAGTQNDLRERTISYLVISIGAILPIESFAAYDIYHSADYFLRSLDILFSYDESATTVQILLLFTICSLFDPSTGSSWHLIDLATQACIDMGYHQLQPEAETARNSPVKGSTLFQAAYVLDFTISSALGLPMGIQNRDMSFDWDAHIVQPTSICASGSRSKELSLVEIFSWAYELCNSPKNDAAGYLSCYEERILQPRLSGEENTSHLPRAFELQLVAQSLRRLLSASSGSAAQSKLVYDCLISFQSSIHIWPALPWITGYSIFQVVLLGIFFSNEMPRNQRVSQVSHLLSLAGMVLSVMKAKFSGLHSHSLLLSGVLKQITSFDTDSRQSIDFLEGSNLYEFCRDALNCVDIDISP; encoded by the exons ATGCAAGTGGTCAAAAGCGCTAGTACACAAGAAAG CTCTGTTCAAAGTctggaaaaggaaattgCAAGCCTGGAAGCTCGGCTATCACGGCTACAGACAACCGCCGCAGAGCCTCTCCAACCTGCTACCTTTCAGCCGCAAAACAATCCAACTCACATGCCCTCTGAAACTCCCATCTCTTCAATGGCTTCTAGAGAGCAGTCTCTGGACAGCGTGGATTTGGATGTTCTCAAAGAAGTCGAGACTGTATCACTTTATCGTGGTGAACTCTATTGCCTGCACAAAATGGCACGCAGAGCTATCCGCCTAGAGAATTGCGATCCTCGAGGAATGCTAAATCTCACCCAAAAGAAGAGTTTATTGGCATCATATTCTCAGCCGCATAGCTCCAGTGCACCTTTGGACTATGATCTAGCCATCTCTTATGCGAACAAATACTTTGCTTACATTCACCCTACCTTTCCTATCGTTTCCGAAGATGCAATCCGAAATACACTCCGAAAAATGGCAGCTGGCACCCAAAATGATCTTCGGGAACGCACCATATCTTATCTCGTTATTTCTATCGGTGCAATCCTTCCTATTGAATCGTTTGCCGCTTATGACATTTACCATTCAGCCGACTATTTCCTACGATCGCTAGACATTCTGTTTTCTTATGACGAATCGGCTACCACAGTGCAGATCCTCCTCCTGTTCACTATCTGTTCGCTTTTCGATCCCAGCACGGGCAGCTCATGGCATCTGATAGATCTTGCCACCCAAGCTTGCATAGACATGGGTTATCACCAGCTCCAACCAGAGGCAGAAACCGCGAGAAACTCGCCAGTAAAAGGATCAACACTGTTTCAGGCGGCTTATGTACTTGATTT TACTATTAGCTCAGCATTAGGGCTGCCTATGGGTATACAAAATCGCGACATGTCTTTCGACTGGGATGCACATATAGTTCAACCGACATCCATATGCGCATCTGGATCGAGAAGTAAAGAGCTGTCTCTTGTAGAGATATTCAGCTGGGCATACGAACTCTGCAACAGTCCCAAAAATGATGCCGCGGGCTACCTATCCTGCTATGAAGAGCGCATACTACAACCTAGATTGAGTGGCGAAGAAAATACATCCCATCTGCCAAGAGCGTTTGAACTACAACTCGTTGCGCAGAGCCTTAGAAGACTATTATCGGCCAGTTCTGGGTCTGCAGCACAGAGTAAACTGGTTTACGACTGTCTAATCTCATTTCAGAGTTCAATCCATATCTGGCCCGCGCTACCGTGGATCACAGGATACAGCATATTCCAGGTAGTGCTACTGGGCATCTTTTTCAGCAATGAGATGCCTCGGAATCAAAGAGTAAGCCAAGTTTCTCATTTATTATCTCTGGCTGGGATGGTTTTGTCTGTTATGAAGGCCAAATTCTCCGGGTTGCATTCTCACAGCCTACTCTTGAGCGGTGTATTGAAGCAAATAACGTCTTTCGATACCGATTCTCGACAAAGCATTGACTTCCTTGAGGGAAGTAATCTCTATGAATTCTGCAGGGACGCTTTGAACTGCGTTGATATAGATATTTCTCCTTAA
- a CDS encoding uncharacterized protein (EggNog:ENOG41~TransMembrane:2 (o468-488i500-518o)): protein MFGVIEIGGSPRNGLACQNCRQRKRKCDRKVPRCSLCTRRNLDCVMQVVKSASTQESSVQSLEKEIASLEARLSRLQTTAAEPLQPATFQPQNNPTHMPSETPISSMASREQSLDSVDLDVLKEVETVSLYRGELYCLHKMARRAIRLENCDPRGMLNLTQKKSLLASYSQPHSSSAPLDYDLAISYANKYFAYIHPTFPIVSEDAIRNTLRKMAAGTQNDLRERTISYLVISIGAILPIESFAAYDIYHSADYFLRSLDILFSYDESATTVQILLLFTICSLFDPSTGSSWHLIDLATQACIDMGYHQLQPEAETARNSPVKGSTLFQAAYVLDFTISSALGLPMGIQNRDMSFDWDAHIVQPTSICASGSRSKELSLVEIFSWAYELCNSPKNDAAGYLSCYEERILQPRLSGEENTSHLPRAFELQLVAQSLRRLLSASSGSAAQSKLVYDCLISFQSSIHIWPALPWITGYSIFQVVLLGIFFSNEMPRNQRVSQVSHLLSLAGMVLSVMKAKFSGLHSHSLLLSGVLKQITSFDTDSRQSIDFLEGSNLYEFCRDALNCVDIDISP, encoded by the exons ATGTTTGGAGTGATCGAAATTGGTGGCTCTCCGCGAAATGGACTCGCCTGCCAGAATTGCAGGCAGAGAAAGCGAAAG TGCGATCGCAAGGTGCCTCGCTGCAGTCTTTGCACAAGGCGAAACTTGGACTGTGTTATGCAAGTGGTCAAAAGCGCTAGTACACAAGAAAG CTCTGTTCAAAGTctggaaaaggaaattgCAAGCCTGGAAGCTCGGCTATCACGGCTACAGACAACCGCCGCAGAGCCTCTCCAACCTGCTACCTTTCAGCCGCAAAACAATCCAACTCACATGCCCTCTGAAACTCCCATCTCTTCAATGGCTTCTAGAGAGCAGTCTCTGGACAGCGTGGATTTGGATGTTCTCAAAGAAGTCGAGACTGTATCACTTTATCGTGGTGAACTCTATTGCCTGCACAAAATGGCACGCAGAGCTATCCGCCTAGAGAATTGCGATCCTCGAGGAATGCTAAATCTCACCCAAAAGAAGAGTTTATTGGCATCATATTCTCAGCCGCATAGCTCCAGTGCACCTTTGGACTATGATCTAGCCATCTCTTATGCGAACAAATACTTTGCTTACATTCACCCTACCTTTCCTATCGTTTCCGAAGATGCAATCCGAAATACACTCCGAAAAATGGCAGCTGGCACCCAAAATGATCTTCGGGAACGCACCATATCTTATCTCGTTATTTCTATCGGTGCAATCCTTCCTATTGAATCGTTTGCCGCTTATGACATTTACCATTCAGCCGACTATTTCCTACGATCGCTAGACATTCTGTTTTCTTATGACGAATCGGCTACCACAGTGCAGATCCTCCTCCTGTTCACTATCTGTTCGCTTTTCGATCCCAGCACGGGCAGCTCATGGCATCTGATAGATCTTGCCACCCAAGCTTGCATAGACATGGGTTATCACCAGCTCCAACCAGAGGCAGAAACCGCGAGAAACTCGCCAGTAAAAGGATCAACACTGTTTCAGGCGGCTTATGTACTTGATTT TACTATTAGCTCAGCATTAGGGCTGCCTATGGGTATACAAAATCGCGACATGTCTTTCGACTGGGATGCACATATAGTTCAACCGACATCCATATGCGCATCTGGATCGAGAAGTAAAGAGCTGTCTCTTGTAGAGATATTCAGCTGGGCATACGAACTCTGCAACAGTCCCAAAAATGATGCCGCGGGCTACCTATCCTGCTATGAAGAGCGCATACTACAACCTAGATTGAGTGGCGAAGAAAATACATCCCATCTGCCAAGAGCGTTTGAACTACAACTCGTTGCGCAGAGCCTTAGAAGACTATTATCGGCCAGTTCTGGGTCTGCAGCACAGAGTAAACTGGTTTACGACTGTCTAATCTCATTTCAGAGTTCAATCCATATCTGGCCCGCGCTACCGTGGATCACAGGATACAGCATATTCCAGGTAGTGCTACTGGGCATCTTTTTCAGCAATGAGATGCCTCGGAATCAAAGAGTAAGCCAAGTTTCTCATTTATTATCTCTGGCTGGGATGGTTTTGTCTGTTATGAAGGCCAAATTCTCCGGGTTGCATTCTCACAGCCTACTCTTGAGCGGTGTATTGAAGCAAATAACGTCTTTCGATACCGATTCTCGACAAAGCATTGACTTCCTTGAGGGAAGTAATCTCTATGAATTCTGCAGGGACGCTTTGAACTGCGTTGATATAGATATTTCTCCTTAA
- a CDS encoding uncharacterized protein (EggNog:ENOG41~TransMembrane:12 (i65-89o101-121i133-152o158-180i192-216o228-250i293-318o338-358i379-398o404-427i439-460o472-495i)) has translation MQIISAQSIHQNEEDIEKTAADAAAQFHTKDATENAETPWNEEFLVVFGPDDQENPLNWSSKVKWGVTAAVSSTGFIRIMVSTMMAPAIETIAEELHMTPIESTMALSVYVLATALGPMVIGPLSEVYGRKSIYHVTNIWFLVWNLICGFGHSKGLLIAARFLAGFGASAVFSLAYGVLGDVWPPEKRGRSLSLYLLIPLTGAAVGPIVGGFIVQYSTWRWMFWSTAIFQAVLEVSSLTVFHESYAPVLLRRRAEKRRQETGDSRYHSEIEKRESGRSTAWKIRRSLTRPVRLLMFHSIIQMDAILEGINYGLLYFTLSSFSTLYVNAYGESVAISGLHYIAICLGEILGSQICGPLMDYLFTRLKSRDGSTRVPELRIPLMLPSALLTPIGFLLYGWAAKYHLFWLVLDIGALLLSLGMQVFGTTMRAYVMDAYDEHVSSASAATQLLKSLLAFAFPLFSDSMYRALGYGWGNSLLAFLSIGITIPSICILWYYGARLRAGLPSSY, from the exons ATGCAGATCATAAGCGCCCAGTCAATTCACCAAAACGAAGAAGATATCGAAAAGACTGCCGCAGACGCGGCGGCTCAATTCCATACCAAGGACGCCACTGAGAATGCCGAAACGCCGTGGAACGAAGAATTTCTCGTTGTGTTCGGCCCAGATGACCAAGAGAATCCCTTGAATTGGTCTAGCAAAGTGAAATGGGGAGTCACTGCAGCAGTTTCCAGCACGGGTTTCATCCGAATCATGGTTTCAACA ATGATGGCTCCAGCGATCGAAACCATCGCCGAGGAACTGCATATGACACCCATTGAATCAACCATGGCTCTGTCTGTGTACGTTTTAGCAACTGCCCTTGGCCCAATGGTTATTGGCCCTCTATCCGAAGTGTATGGCAGAAAATCCATATATCACGTCACCAATATCTGGTTCCTGGTCTGGAATCTCATCTGCGGCTTTGGCCATTCAAAAGGGCTGCTGATTGCTGCGCGTTTCCTCGCTGGCTTTGGTGCCAGTGCAGTTTTCAGCTTGGCTTACGGCGTGCTCGGCGATGTGTGGCcaccagagaagagaggacGCTCCCTGAGTTTGTATCTGCTCATCCCGCTGACTGGTGCTGCCGTGGGGCCCATAGTAGGCGGTTTCATCGTTCAGTATTCTACTTGGCGCTGGATGTTCTGGTCGACTGCGATATTTCAAGCTGTTCTTGAAGTGTCGTCACTGACGGTGTTCCACGAAAGCTACGCGCCTGTCCTCCTGCGTCGACGAGCTGAGAAACGGCGCCAAGAGACTGGTGATTCTCGCTACCATTCCGAGATTGAGAAACGAGAATCTGGTCGCTCTACTGCCTGGAAGATTCGCCGCAGCTTGACCCGCCCTGTTCGTCTACTGATGTTTCATTCCATCATTCAGATGGACGCTATTCTAGAAGGAATCAATTACGGCTTACTGTACTTTACACTGTCTAGTTTCTCTACTCTATACGTCAACGCATATGGTGAATCTGTCGCCATCTCCGGCTTGCACTACATTGCCATCTGCTTGGGTGAAATCCTTGGCTCGCAGATCTGCGGGCCGCTGATGGATTACCTCTTTACGAGATTGAAGAGTCGTGACGGCAGCACTCGAGTGCCTGAACTACGGATTCCACTCATGCTGCCTAGCGCTCTTCTTACTCCTATTGGCTTTCTTTTATACGGTTGGGCTGCAAAGTACCATCTATTTTGGTTGGTTCTGGACATTGGAGCGCTTTTGTTGTCACTTGGAATGCAAGTTTTCGGTACCACTATGCGCGCCTACGTGATGGATGCGTATGATGAGCATGTCAGCTCCGCATCTGCTGCAACACAATTATTGAAGAGTTTGCTGGCGTTTGCGTTCCCGCTCTTTTCTGATAGCATGTACAGGGCGCTGGGTTACGGATGGGGAAACAGTCTGCTGGCATTTTTATCGATTGGCATTACCATACCGTCGATATGCATACTTTGGTATTATGGAGCCAGGCTGAGAGCGGGGCTGCCATCGAGCTATTAG
- a CDS encoding uncharacterized protein (EggNog:ENOG41), which produces MTIALSDHETLSFPTAPGANAKQKFEQLKKERLAAHQTLLDKLDKAYPNKDSKIFSRFDRDSRAIAEKDLQDTLEADLGALGEITCPYCLEALPAIEVFDHRKWR; this is translated from the coding sequence ATGACTATAGCTCTGAGCGACCACGAAACTCTCAGTTTCCCAACTGCTCCGGGGGCCAATGCCAAACAAAAATTTGAACAACTTAAGAAAGAGCGATTAGCTGCTCACCAAACTTTGCTCGATAAACTCGACAAGGCATACCCCAACAAAGATTCCAAGATATTTTCTCGCTTTGATAGAGATTCGCGAGCCATTGCAGAGAAAGATCTTCAAGACACTCTGGAGGCGGATCTTGGAGCTTTAGGAGAGATAACCTGCCCGTATTGCCTTGAAGCTCTTCCAGCTATAGAGGTATTCGATCACCGAAAATGGCGGTAA
- a CDS encoding uncharacterized protein (EggNog:ENOG41): protein MADTHTNLELDETTIASASRQCLESFETCLAQASVVHPREFSRVEDQAARFSSWTSGIGVFAPGRASMDHRLRCSPDVQSVAICLLYSLNHRIRKCSNIIDGHVKNPESDVSDLTKPLERSCNDIASEIRHLHKLSNIIRRSGKENQALKMKNFQATDEDKNI from the exons ATGGCAGACACCCACACGAATTTGGAATTAGACGAGACAACTattgcctctgcttctcgcCAATGTCTAGAGTCATTTGAGACGTGCCTCGCACAAGCATCGGTTGTCCATCCCCGAGAGTTCTCGAGGGTGGAGGATCAAGCAGCGAGGTTCTCTTCCTGGACAAGTGGTATTGGCGTCTTTGCTCCTGGACGAGCATCCATGGATCATCGGCTACGATGCTCTCCTGATGTACAGAGTGTCGCCATATGCTTGCTATATTCATTAAACCACCGCATTCGAAAAT GTTCTAATATTATAGATGGTCATGTCAAGAATCCAGAATCAGATGTCTCGGACCTAACTAAACCACTGGAGCGATCTTGTAATGACATCGCATCGGAAATCCGTCATCTTCACAAATTGTCAAACATAATTCGAAGAAGTGGCAAGGAAAATCAAGCGTTGAAAATGAAGAATTTTCAGGCCACGGATGAAGATAAAAACATTTAG